In Nomascus leucogenys isolate Asia chromosome 3, Asia_NLE_v1, whole genome shotgun sequence, the genomic window GTTGGCTGAAATGAAAATGTTGCCCACAGACTGATGCAACTTCAGTGTGACAACATTTACTGGAAGGCAGGAGGGACtccagtttatatttattttccttccattaACCCTGGTAGTGtagtgtaagaaaaaaaatcagggcaAAACCAGTTTAACAACCAGAAGATTAGTATTAAATTACACGCAGGGGTTTTACATCcaaaattggaatttttttaaaagctgaatgcAATCCTATGGCAGAAAGTTATTTGATAATCCTTTCTTTATAGCTTTTTATCTATAAACCACTTGTCCAAAGTTCATATTCTAGCTGATGTTATATATTGATATGACATTAATCAATCTCTCATGGAAAAGTGCTGCGTAGCCTACCCATTAAAAGCAGAATTTAGAGAGTTTCCTAGTGATTGACAGTCGTTTATCAACACTGAAAACCTTATTGCCCCAACATACTGAAAGTCACTCGCGGCTGCCTGTGCTGGAGTTTACACCCCACGTTCACACCCCCACCGGATCCCTCAGCACGGGGCACCAGCTCTCGGCCAACTGCAACTACCCCAGGAAGCGTCACCGCGATTCCGGGGCGGGAACATTTGTGGACACTGGGGTCCACTCCTTCAGTCCAGGTTCCTCGCCCCCTCGCCTGGCCCGGCGCCCACTAACCACAGGCCCCGCTTCCCCCTGGAGAAAAGCGCGCACTTCCCTAGCCCTCGTAGCACTCAGAGGTCGCACCCACTCCTAGGATACCTAGGGGGCGCCTCCTGGCCGGGTGTCCCGGGACCCTGCGAACGCAGGAGCAGAATGACGAAGGTGACGAAAGAGATGACGACACGCCGCCTGCCAGGCCGCGGCCGGCAGTGGAGAGCGTCCGCAAACCGCGCCCACCCAGTACAGGTCACCCGGGCGCCCGCGGCTGCGCCAGTCCCCGGGGGCGCGCGCCCAGCCCCCGCCCCTGCCtcgccccgcccccacccccgcccccgcccccgccccgcgcccgcGCCCGGGTTCCCACGGCGCCCGCCCCCGCGCGCCCGGCGCCTCCCTCCCGCCCGCCATCCTCGCCGCCCAGCCCGTCCAGGCCTCTGGCGAACATGGCGCTTGTCCCCTGCCAGGTGCTGCGGATGGCAATCCTGCTGTCCTACTGCTCTATCCTGTGTAACTACAAGGCCATAGAAATGCCCTCGCACCAGACCTACGGAGGGAGCTGGAAATTCCTGACGTTCATTGATCTGGTAAGGCCGTCCCCTCCCCCTGCTCGCCCCGCACcccgtgcctgtgtgtgtgtgtgtgcgcgtgtgtgtgtgtgtgtgtgtgtgtgtgtatgcgtgagCACCTGCGCACGTGCGCGCCTCCAGCATCCACCCGTGTCCTCGCCTCTTCCCCAGTGATTGCGTGTGAAGGCCTGGCTGCCCCCGCAGTAGCACCTTCTGAACCACTCACCGTTACCTGGTAGCTGGGTACCCTTACCTGGCAGCTGGGGGACAAATGGAGGTGGGGCGCAGCCAGGTGGTGGGCTCTTTGGAGGGGGACACCGAACTGCTTCTAAGAGGTGACACGGGAAGAATCTTCAACTAAGAAAGCATCGGACCTGAGCATGAATGGCCTGAGACCCATTCGCCCTCAAGGTGCTTTTCAGAGCACCCACCGTGGGATGAACTTGTTGCAGCCGAAGGAAACTGGGTATTGTCTAGTGGTCTGGAACTTCACCTGAAAGAACCAAATCCTTCTCATAAGGGAGAGAAAGCACCTAATAAAGTTGTCTTCtttgcatctgttttttttttttttcccattgtcaaTAATTTACTTTCAACCTTTACCCCATACATATTAGGAGACAGAGATTTTCAAAGTGCATTCCCAAGGTGACTGTACACATTTCTTTGTCTTCCCATGTACAAATTTACAGTAGTTTGCATAAGCAGCTCCTCTGTTGGTACAATATGATAATCTTGACAGGTGCAGGTTATTATTAGTATATCATTTTGAAAGTTCTTCTATTTCTGGCACTAAAAGGCCCTCTTCAACCCCCCTGGAGAACAGAACATGGGCATAAGGCCCAATAATGAACTCATGGATGGACCTAGGAATTTCAGGGTAAAGGTGACTAAGACACACACTAAAAGATTATTAGGAAGAGgcttaaaacaaaagcaatgaaGTTCTAAAGCACTCAGAGAAGTTGTAGAACGAATTCCTGAGACTCCCTGAACTGTTTATCCAA contains:
- the AIG1 gene encoding androgen-induced gene 1 protein isoform X12, whose product is MTKVTKEMTTRRLPGRGRQWRASANRAHPVQVLRMAILLSYCSILCNYKAIEMPSHQTYGGSWKFLTFIDL